From a region of the Triticum aestivum cultivar Chinese Spring chromosome 7D, IWGSC CS RefSeq v2.1, whole genome shotgun sequence genome:
- the LOC123170393 gene encoding probable LRR receptor-like serine/threonine-protein kinase At3g47570, translating to MATPAVASVALLLLSCVAAAAGTDRDALLAFKAGVTQDPTGALRSWSNGTGICRWAGVNCSAAGRVTTLDVGSRRLAGTLSPAVADLAHLEVLNLTDNAFTGAIPASLGRLGRLYFLSLCDNAFTGEIPAALRGLTNLTTAYLNNNNLTGGVPAWLGAMPMLMALTLSTNSLSGRIPSSLANLTTIRQLELRENLLEGEIPEGLARLPMLQKFSVYQNHLSGEIPPGFFNMSSLQGLALANNAFHGELPPDAGTHLPNLMYLFLGGNNLTGPIPATLANATQLQFLSLSNNSFTGQVPPEIGKLCPQSLQLSNNQLTATDAGGWEFLDNLTSCDALAEIFLGGNKFSGAMPSSIARLSTLQALSLSGNRISGVIPPGIGNLVGLQMLDLRHNLFAGAIPEGIGKLENLQELQLQGNELTGPVPSTIGDLTQLLSLDLSDNSLNGSIPPSLGNLQRLMLLNLSGNGLAGHVPRELFGLSSLSSAMDFSRNQLDGVLPREVGQLVKLTFMALSGNRFIGDVPAELGSCQSLEFLDLDSNLFDGSIPPLLSRLKGLRMLNLSSNRLSGAIPPELGQMTGLQKLDLSRNELSGDMPAGLENMSSLIVLDVSGNNLVGNVPQRGVFANATGFKMAGNSALCGGATQLRLPPCRPLADSTRGSHLFLKVALPIIGAALCIAVLFTVLLWRRKRKSRTTSTATRSVLNGNYYPRVSYAELAKATDGFAEANLVGAGKYGSVYRGTLALKTKGKLAHEAMPVAVKVLDLGQAGACKTFLSECETLRSARHRNLIGIVTCCASVDAAGGEFRALVFDFMPNSSLDRWLHPGRTDARKRGGLSLVQRLRIAVDIADALSYLHNSCDPPIVHCDLKPGNVLLGDDMTARIGDFGLAKLLLLNAAGGTESTIGIRGTIGYVAPEYGTTGSVSTAGDAYSYGVTLLEILAGKAPTDRGLGDGTTLPEFVAAAFPERIEQVVDPALLPMEELDRSVSVSASMSTMSTVSTSYSEDSEVRVTARDCVVAAVRVALSCCRRAPYERMGMKEAAAEMHLIRDACLRACGAKKPVV from the exons ATGGCGACGCCGGCGGTTGCATCGGTGGCTCTACTCCTGCTCTCCTGTGTAGCGGCCGCGGCGGGCACCGACCGGGACGCGCTGCTGGCGTTCAAGGCCGGCGTGACGCAGGATCCGACGGGCGCGCTCCGGTCGTGGAGCAACGGCACGGGCATCTGCCGGTGGGCCGGGGTGAACTGCAGCGCCGCGGGGCGCGTCACGACGCTGGACGTCGGCTCGCGCCGCCTCGCCGGCACGCTCTCCCCGGCCGTCGCGGACCTCGCGCACCTCGAGGTTCTCAACCTCACCGACAACGCCTTCACGGGAGCCATTCCGGCTAGCCTTGGCCGGCTCGGGCGTCTGTACTTCCTCAGCCTCTGCGACAACGCCTTCACCGGCGAGATCCCGGCCGCGCTCCGCGGCCTCACGAACCTCACCACCGCGTACCTCAACAACAACAACCTCACCGGCGGCGTCCCAGCCTGGCTCGGCGCCATGCCGATGCTCATGGCGCTGACGCTCAGCACGAACTCGCTCTCCGGCCGCATCCCGTCGTCGCTCGCCAATCTCACGACGATCCGGCAGCTGGAGCTCCGCGAGAACCTCCTCGAAGGCGAAATCCCTGAGGGCCTCGCTCGCCTCCCGATGCTCCAGAAATTCAGCGTGTACCAGAACCacctctccggcgagatcccgccGGGGTTCTTCAACatgtcgtcgctgcagggcctcGCCCTCGCCAACAACGCGTTCCACGGGGAGCTCCCGCCCGATGCCGGCACGCACCTGCCAAACCTCATGTACCTCTTCCTTGGCGGCAACAACCTCACGGGGCCCATCCCGGCGACGCTCGCCAACGCCACCCAGCTGCAGTTCCTCAGCTTGTCCAACAACAGCTTCACCGGCCAGGTGCCGCCGGAGATCGGCAAGCTCTGCCCGCAGTCGCTGCAGCTGTCCAACAACCAGCTCACGGCGACCGACGCCGGCGGCTGGGAGTTCCTGGACAACCTGACGAGCTGCGACGCCCTGGCCGAAATATTCCTCGGCGGCAACAAGTTTTCCGGCGCCATGCCGAGCTCCATCGCGCGCCTCTCGACGCTCCAGGCGTTGAGTTTGTCGGGCAATCGCATCTCCGGCGTTATACCGCCGGGCATAGGCAACCTCGTCGGGCTACAGATGCTGGACCTCCGGCATAATCTCTTCGCCGGCGCGATCCCGGAGGGGATTGGCAAGCTGGAGAACCTCCAAGAGCTGCAGTTGCAGGGGAACGAGCTGACCGGGCCGGTGCCATCCACCATCGGCGACCTCACGCAGCTGCTTAGCCTCGACCTCAGCGACAACTCGTTGAACGGGTCGATCCCTCCCAGCCTCGGCAACCTTCAGCGCCTTATGCTGCTCAACCTCTCCGGCAATGGGCTCGCCGGCCATGTCCCGAGGGAACTGTTCGGCCTCTCGTCCTTGTCGTCGGCGATGGACTTTTCGCGTAACCAGCTGGACGGCGTTCTCCCGCGAGAGGTAGGACAGCTTGTGAAACTCACGTTCATGGCGCTCTCCGGGAACCGCTTCATCGGCGACGTGCCGGCGGAGCTCGGGAGCTGCCAGAGCCTGGAGTTCCTCGACCTGGACAGCAATTTGTTCGACGGAAGCATCCCGCCGTTGTTGAGCAGGTTGAAGGGGCTCAGGATGCTGAACCTGTCGAGCAACAGGTTATCCGGGGCCATCCCGCCGGAGCTCGGCCAGATGACGGGGCTGCAGAAGCTGGACCTCTCGCGGAACGAACTGTCCGGCGACATGCCGGCGGGATTGGAGAACATGAGCTCCCTGATCGTGCTCGACGTGTCCGGCAACAACCTCGTCGGCAACGTCCCTCAGCGTGGCGTGTTCGCGAACGCGACCGGGTTCAAGATGGCCGGTAACAGCGCGCTTTGCGGCGGCGCCACGCAGCTCCGGCTGCCGCCGTGCCGACCACTCGCGGATTCCACCAGAGGCTCTCACCTGTTCCTCAAGGTCGCGCTGCCCATCATAGGGGCCGCTCTGTGCATCGCCGTACTGTTCACCGTCCTCCTGTGGCGGCGCAAGAGGAAGTCGAGGACCACGAGCACGGCGACGCGCAGCGTGCTCAACGGCAACTACTACCCGAGGGTGTCCTACGCCGAGCTGGCGAAAGCCACCGACGGTTTCGCGGAGGCGAACCTCGTCGGCGCCGGGAAGTACGGGTCCGTGTACCGCGGCACCCTGGCACTGAAGACGAAAGGAAAGCTGGCGCACGAGGCCATGCCCGTGGCGGTGAAGGTGCTCGACCTCGGGCAAGCCGGGGCGTGCAAGACGTTCCTGTCGGAGTGCGAGACCCTGCGGAGCGCGCGGCACCGGAACCTGATCGGCATCGTCACCTGCTGCGCCAGCGTGGACGCGGCCGGCGGCGAGTTCAGGGCACTCGTGTTCGATTTCATGCCCAACTCCAGCCTTGACCGGTGGCTGCACCCGGGTCGCACGGACGCACGCAAGCGTGGCGGCCTGAGCCTGGTCCAGAGGCTGCGCATCGCCGTGGACATCGCCGACGCGCTGAGCTACCTCCACAACAGCTGCGACCCGCCGATCGTGCACTGCGACCTCAAGCCGGGCAACGTGCTCCTCGGCGACGACATGACGGCCCGCATCGGCGACTTCGGCCTCGCCAAGCTGCTGCTCCTCAACGCCGCCGGAGGCACCGAGAGCACAATCGGCATCAGGGGCACCATCGGCTACGTCGCGCCGG AGTACGGCACGACGGGGAGCGTGTCCACGGCCGGCGACGCGTACAGCTACGGGGTGACCCTCCTGGAGATCCTGGCCGGGAAGGCGCCGACCGAccgcgggctcggggacggcacGACGCTGCCGGAGTTCGTGGCGGCGGCGTTCCCGGAGAGGATCGAGCAGGTGGTCGACCCGGCCCTGCTGCCGATGGAGGAGCTGGACAGATCAGTCTCTGTTTCGGCTTCGATGTCGACCATGTCGACGGTGTCGACGTCGTACTCGGAGGACAGCGAGGTGCGCGTCACGGCGCGGGACTGCGTGGTCGCCGCCGTGAGGGTCGCGCTGAGCTGCTGCCGGCGGGCGCCGTACGAGAGGATGGGCATGAAGGAGGCCGCCGCCGAGATGCACCTCATCAGAGACGCCTGCCTTCGCGCGTGCGGTGCAAAGAAGCCTGTGGTTTAG
- the LOC123163981 gene encoding MADS-box transcription factor 29-like: MGRGMLDDDVSRRATFGERSGALLTEAQEVAALWEADVGVLIFDSAGSPHTSWSELMQRYQIITKGKFQGINHDDDRRQLLGEIARLRRERDRLEASVRGLTGDNLPSAATTELGDLEQQVERALGKVRETKDKLLEQQLDEIHHRVHILEEQNSFLRHMMSEEGRQRAAVEASALVAELIVPMQQPATLFGGFFPEVEEEGASTSLRLWPRQFPGSGS; the protein is encoded by the exons ATGGGGCGCGGGATGCTCGACGACGACGTCTCGCGGCGGGCCACCTTCGGCGAGCGCAGCGGCGCGCTGCTGACGGAGGCCCAGGAGGTCGCCGCGCTCTGGGAGGCGGACGTCGGCGTCCTCATCTTCGACAGCGCCGGCAGCCCACACACCAG TTGGAGCGAGCTGATGCAACGCTACCAGATCATCACCAAAGGCAAGTTCCAGGGGATAAATCATGATGATGACCGCCGTCAG CTGTTGGGCGAAATCGCAAGGTTGAGGCGTGAGCGCGACCGCCTCGAGGCCAGCGTGAGGGGGCTGACCGGGGACAACTTGCCATCCGCCGCAACCACGGAGCTCGGCGATCTGGAGCAGCAGGTAGAGCGTGCACTGGGTAAAGTCCGTGAGACGAAGG ACAAACTGCTGGAGCAGCAGTTGGACGAGATACACCACAGG GTGCACATCCTGGAGGAGCAGAACAGCTTCCTTCGCCACATG ATGAGCGAGGAGGGGCGGCAACGTGCTGCCGTGGAGGCGTCGGCGCTGGTGGCGGAGCTCATTGTGCCGATGCAGCAGCCGGCGACGCTGTTCGGGGGATTCTtcccggaggtggaggaggagggggcaTCCACGTCgctccggctgtggccgcggcaGTTTCCTGGCAGTGGCAGTTAA
- the LOC123167508 gene encoding 40S ribosomal protein S15a-5: MGRRILNDALRTMVNAERRGKAMAQLQPISGVMISFLNIMKHRGYIKNFEVFDPHRVGKITVELQGRIKDCKALTYRQDLKAMEIEKYRTRMLPTRQWGYVVVTTPNGVLDHEEAIRQNVGGQVLGYFH; encoded by the exons ATGGGCCGGAGGATCCTCAACGATGCGCTGCGCACGATGGTGAACGCGGAGCGGCGGGGGAAGGCTATGGCGCAACTCCAGCCCATCTCTGGCGTCATGATCTCGTTCCTCAACATCATGAAGCACAGAG GTTACATAAAAAATTTCGAGGTATTCGATCCACATAGGGTTGGAAAAATCACCGTGGAACTTCAGGGAAGGATTAAAGATTGCAAAGCTCTCACTTATAGGCAGGACCTCAAGGCTATGGAAATAGAAAAATACAGAACTAGGATGCTTCCAACACGGCAG TGGGGCTATGTTGTGGTGACCACCCCAAATGGCGTTTTAGATCACGAGGAAGCAATTAGGCAGAATGTGGGCGGCCAGGTCCTCGGTTACTTCCATTGA